Proteins from a single region of Candidatus Puniceispirillum marinum IMCC1322:
- a CDS encoding cold-shock protein, with the protein MAKDTKSVKSSEIENSENGEALAPSAPLREIKEGELVWYNERKGYGFVKIDDTEIFLHRSTLDRFGLIRLLTGDRVSVSLTENEHGKVIQDLLTVERPVSPAPPMASAPADDEVRAVVKFFNDVRGYGFVTAENIDDDVFVHSRVLSDCGFHSLLQGQKLLVKVDDSGRGPQVQAVRLLNE; encoded by the coding sequence ATGGCAAAAGATACTAAGTCTGTAAAGTCGTCAGAAATTGAAAATTCCGAAAATGGTGAGGCTCTGGCTCCCAGCGCACCATTGCGTGAAATAAAAGAGGGTGAGCTAGTCTGGTACAATGAACGCAAAGGCTATGGTTTCGTTAAGATTGACGATACCGAAATCTTTCTGCACCGATCAACACTTGATCGATTTGGTTTGATACGGCTTTTGACTGGCGATCGGGTGAGCGTGTCTCTCACAGAAAACGAACATGGAAAAGTCATTCAGGATTTGCTGACTGTTGAACGGCCAGTTAGTCCGGCACCGCCAATGGCGTCAGCACCTGCAGATGATGAAGTGCGCGCTGTGGTCAAATTTTTCAATGATGTTCGTGGCTATGGCTTTGTCACGGCCGAGAATATTGACGATGATGTTTTCGTCCATTCCCGTGTGCTTAGCGATTGCGGTTTCCACTCACTTCTGCAAGGACAGAAGCTACTGGTGAAAGTTGACGATTCTGGTCGCGGCCCTCAGGTTCAGGCCGTTCGGTTGCTCAACGAATAA
- a CDS encoding MFS transporter, whose product MMSLFSKPSAWIIILLAGSAMVSATLGIRQVFGLFVLPVSSELGGGLQFFSLAIACQNIVWGISSPFFGAVADRYGAWRVAACGALLYAIGLLSMALYVTEAGVLIGQIFIGMGLGSAGISIAVGAVARAAPPEKRSLALGLVTSFGSFGQFALVPFTQELMSNYGWQTALIILSVIMASMVAMSLGLRGDGQSDQSKASVSDIAHLTATSALRSAVSSRDYILLTTGFFVCGLQLVFITTHLPTYLADAGIGLEVAGWALALIGLFNIVGAFICGWLGGITSKKNVLASVYLLRGLAIAAFILTPVTPVSVLLFGAAMGLLWLGTIPLTSGLIVVFFGPKYLSMLYGVVFLSHQIGSFVGAWVGGLWYDAYGNYEAMWWLNVGFAVFAFIINWLIREPVSKAPAFAAG is encoded by the coding sequence ATGATGTCACTATTTTCTAAGCCTAGCGCATGGATCATAATCCTGCTGGCCGGATCGGCGATGGTTTCCGCAACGCTGGGAATTCGCCAGGTCTTTGGTCTTTTTGTCCTGCCTGTCTCAAGCGAACTTGGCGGCGGCTTGCAGTTTTTCTCGCTTGCCATTGCCTGCCAGAATATTGTGTGGGGCATATCATCACCATTCTTTGGCGCTGTTGCGGATAGGTATGGAGCCTGGCGTGTGGCGGCATGTGGTGCTTTGCTCTATGCCATCGGCCTGCTATCAATGGCATTATATGTGACCGAAGCGGGCGTGCTTATTGGCCAGATTTTCATTGGCATGGGATTGGGTAGCGCTGGCATTTCGATCGCTGTTGGCGCGGTTGCCCGCGCCGCTCCACCGGAAAAACGGTCATTAGCGCTTGGCCTCGTCACCAGCTTTGGCTCCTTTGGCCAATTTGCGCTTGTCCCCTTCACCCAGGAATTGATGTCAAACTATGGATGGCAAACAGCGCTTATCATTTTATCCGTGATCATGGCTTCAATGGTTGCCATGTCACTTGGCTTGCGCGGCGATGGCCAGTCAGACCAAAGCAAAGCTAGCGTTTCAGATATTGCACATTTGACGGCCACCAGTGCATTGCGAAGTGCGGTTTCTAGCCGTGACTATATCCTGCTGACCACTGGCTTTTTTGTTTGTGGGCTTCAATTAGTTTTCATCACCACACATTTACCAACCTACCTTGCTGATGCTGGAATTGGTCTTGAGGTGGCTGGTTGGGCGCTGGCGCTGATTGGTTTATTCAATATAGTGGGTGCCTTCATTTGTGGCTGGCTTGGCGGCATAACATCCAAGAAAAACGTGCTGGCAAGTGTCTATTTATTGCGCGGTCTTGCCATAGCTGCCTTTATCTTGACGCCTGTCACGCCAGTCTCGGTATTGCTCTTTGGCGCGGCCATGGGGCTTTTATGGCTAGGCACAATACCCCTGACTAGTGGCCTGATTGTGGTTTTCTTTGGCCCCAAATATTTGAGTATGCTCTATGGCGTTGTTTTTCTCTCTCACCAGATCGGCTCATTTGTCGGCGCGTGGGTTGGTGGCCTCTGGTATGATGCCTATGGTAATTATGAAGCCATGTGGTGGCTGAATGTCGGCTTTGCTGTCTTTGCCTTTATTATAAACTGGCTGATCCGTGAGCCAGTTTCCAAAGCACCTGCTTTTGCCGCTGGCTAG
- the trxB gene encoding thioredoxin-disulfide reductase encodes MSASSSTHEHVVIIGAGAAGLSAGIYTARANLSPVIIAGLQPGGQMTITTDVENYPGFADVIQGPWLMTEMQTQAENVGARVIYDLVTTIDASTRPFRISLDSGASMTADVVILATGAQARWLGIDSEQTFNGRGVSACATCDGFFYKGRDVAVIGGGNTAVEEALYLANICNKVTLVHRRDSLRAEQIMQDRLFKKDNISVEWNREVAEVLGDDGGVTGVRLASTTGEADKEIAVHGMFVAIGHDPATAAFKEAVELDDEGYIIAEKGGTRTSVDGIFAAGDCVDKIYRQAVTAAGMGCMAALDAERWLGEQS; translated from the coding sequence ATGTCTGCATCATCATCTACCCATGAACATGTTGTTATTATTGGCGCTGGCGCTGCGGGCCTTAGTGCCGGGATATATACGGCACGCGCCAATCTTTCACCTGTGATTATCGCTGGATTACAACCCGGTGGGCAGATGACAATTACCACCGATGTAGAAAACTATCCGGGTTTTGCCGATGTTATTCAGGGACCATGGTTGATGACCGAAATGCAGACCCAGGCCGAAAATGTGGGGGCACGGGTGATCTATGATCTTGTGACGACCATCGATGCCAGCACACGTCCGTTTCGTATAAGTTTGGATTCAGGCGCATCAATGACCGCCGATGTGGTGATTCTGGCAACCGGTGCGCAGGCACGCTGGCTGGGTATTGACTCCGAGCAAACCTTTAATGGCCGCGGCGTATCAGCCTGTGCCACCTGTGATGGGTTCTTTTATAAAGGACGTGACGTCGCTGTTATTGGCGGCGGTAATACGGCGGTTGAGGAAGCACTGTATCTAGCGAATATCTGTAATAAGGTCACACTAGTACATCGCCGCGATAGTTTGCGCGCTGAACAGATCATGCAGGACCGCCTTTTTAAAAAGGACAATATCAGCGTTGAATGGAATCGTGAAGTTGCCGAAGTTCTGGGAGATGATGGCGGCGTAACGGGTGTCCGTTTGGCCTCAACAACTGGCGAAGCTGATAAAGAAATTGCTGTCCATGGTATGTTTGTTGCTATCGGACATGATCCAGCAACAGCCGCTTTTAAAGAGGCGGTCGAGCTTGATGATGAAGGCTATATCATTGCGGAAAAGGGCGGCACACGCACATCTGTAGATGGTATCTTTGCCGCCGGTGATTGTGTCGATAAAATTTACCGGCAAGCTGTAACCGCGGCAGGTATGGGATGTATGGCCGCGCTTGATGCTGAACGCTGGCTTGGCGAGCAAAGCTAG
- a CDS encoding M23 family metallopeptidase: MSATGATTLHAQSTSPFFVINGADVISGYPLEGHLIMARTAPDHKVTLDGTPVTVADDGLFVIGFHRDSDDDTTLSITDGNGSISTTILSPAQRDYNIQRIDGLQKSMVTPPQEVLDRIRADSKKVREARVVPAPTGDFWRGLDWPVLGRISGVYGSQRILNGKPRAPHYGIDIAAPLGTPVHAPASGTITLAYDLYFSGLTVILNHGLGVNSTFLHLDEMAVRVGDKVERGGVIGTLGSTGRSTGPHLDWRIDWQGRRIDAALIAGPMPDLPES, translated from the coding sequence ATGTCAGCAACAGGTGCCACCACCCTGCATGCGCAATCGACCAGCCCCTTTTTCGTAATTAATGGCGCTGATGTTATTTCGGGTTATCCGCTTGAGGGGCATTTAATCATGGCGCGGACCGCGCCAGATCATAAAGTCACCTTAGATGGCACACCTGTCACCGTTGCTGATGATGGCTTATTTGTCATTGGTTTTCACCGTGACTCTGATGATGACACTACACTCAGCATAACGGATGGCAATGGTTCAATCTCAACCACGATCCTGTCACCCGCCCAGCGCGACTATAATATCCAGCGCATTGACGGGTTGCAAAAATCAATGGTGACACCGCCGCAAGAGGTGCTTGACCGGATCAGGGCTGATTCCAAAAAAGTGCGCGAAGCGCGCGTTGTGCCAGCCCCAACAGGGGATTTTTGGCGCGGTCTTGACTGGCCGGTTCTGGGGCGTATCTCTGGGGTTTATGGCAGTCAGCGTATCTTAAACGGCAAACCCCGGGCACCGCATTATGGCATTGATATCGCGGCGCCATTGGGCACACCTGTCCATGCCCCTGCCAGTGGTACAATTACACTTGCCTATGATCTATATTTTTCGGGTCTGACGGTGATTTTGAATCATGGGCTTGGCGTTAATTCAACCTTTTTGCATTTAGATGAAATGGCTGTACGCGTTGGTGATAAAGTTGAACGTGGGGGGGTGATAGGTACGCTTGGCTCGACAGGTCGTTCAACTGGCCCCCACTTGGATTGGCGAATTGACTGGCAGGGGCGCCGGATTGATGCGGCGTTAATAGCAGGCCCAATGCCAGATTTACCTGAGTCATAG
- a CDS encoding SDR family oxidoreductase has product MMQSKPVIFIFGLGYVGVRLGHMLAEQGWHVKGTTRDPAKLSRQAAAGWGIFPFSTDRPLVDPKAALKDVDAVLTTITAIGGTDPVLDAHGDLLVDFNGWSGYVSATSVYPDQPDDFCYEDTPPAPATERGKARVIAEQRWQDMLNSEIFRVAGIYGPGRSPFDGLRNGTARIITREGQVFNRIHLDDICRIIIAAIKQPRPGRIINLADNKPAPQGDVVRYAAKLINLAPPEPQTLEQANLSPMARSFYVSRRKVGSRVIKPELGIDLLYPDYESGLRAILNAEQTDDS; this is encoded by the coding sequence ATGATGCAATCAAAGCCTGTCATTTTCATTTTTGGTCTTGGCTATGTCGGGGTGCGGCTTGGGCATATGCTGGCGGAACAAGGCTGGCATGTAAAAGGCACCACCCGTGACCCTGCCAAACTATCAAGGCAAGCGGCCGCTGGCTGGGGCATTTTTCCTTTTAGCACAGACAGACCCCTGGTTGATCCCAAAGCTGCCCTTAAAGATGTTGATGCTGTTCTGACAACCATCACCGCGATTGGAGGCACAGATCCAGTTCTGGATGCGCATGGCGATCTACTTGTGGATTTTAATGGCTGGAGCGGCTATGTCTCGGCTACCTCGGTCTATCCTGATCAGCCTGATGATTTCTGCTATGAAGACACCCCGCCAGCCCCTGCCACCGAACGCGGCAAGGCCCGCGTAATTGCCGAACAACGCTGGCAGGACATGCTGAACAGCGAAATATTCCGTGTTGCGGGCATTTATGGCCCTGGGCGCAGCCCCTTTGATGGGCTTCGCAATGGCACCGCCCGCATTATCACCCGCGAAGGCCAGGTATTTAACCGCATCCATCTTGATGATATCTGCCGGATCATTATCGCGGCCATCAAACAACCACGTCCAGGACGCATCATCAATCTGGCTGACAACAAGCCTGCCCCGCAAGGTGATGTCGTGCGATACGCCGCCAAGCTTATCAACCTTGCACCGCCAGAACCGCAAACCCTCGAGCAGGCGAATCTTAGCCCGATGGCGCGCAGCTTTTATGTCTCACGTCGCAAGGTAGGGTCGCGCGTCATCAAACCCGAACTTGGTATTGATTTATTATATCCTGACTATGAAAGCGGCTTACGCGCTATTCTGAATGCCGAACAGACAGACGATTCCTAG
- the fba gene encoding class II fructose-bisphosphate aldolase (catalyzes the reversible aldol condensation of dihydroxyacetonephosphate and glyceraldehyde 3-phosphate in the Calvin cycle, glycolysis, and/or gluconeogenesis), whose protein sequence is MLISLRQLLDDAAEYGYGVPAFNINNMEQGLAILQAADKVDAPVIIQASRGARAYAGDIMLQAMVKALAEMYPHIPVCMHQDHGNNEATCMTAIQYGFTSVMMDGSLEADAKTPASYDYNMDITRRVTEMAHYAGASVEGELGVLGSLETGEGEQEDGHGATGKLSEDQLLTDPDQAVDFVAQTKVDALAIAMGTSHGAYKFTRQPDGDILAMNVVEEINRRLPNVHLVMHGSSSVPQELQDIFNAHGGEMPQTWGVPIAEIERGIKHGVRKVNIDTDCRLAMLGAMRKVTTENRSEFDPRKVLKPAMEAMQTLCIDRFERFGTAGNATRIQPMSLAAMARRYADHSLDPVIG, encoded by the coding sequence ATGTTGATTTCGTTAAGACAGCTTCTTGATGACGCGGCCGAATATGGCTACGGCGTTCCAGCTTTCAACATTAATAATATGGAACAGGGTCTGGCGATCCTGCAGGCGGCTGATAAAGTCGATGCCCCGGTGATAATTCAGGCAAGTCGGGGCGCACGAGCCTATGCTGGCGACATCATGTTGCAGGCGATGGTCAAAGCGCTGGCAGAGATGTACCCGCATATTCCGGTCTGTATGCATCAGGATCATGGTAACAATGAAGCGACCTGCATGACCGCTATTCAATATGGGTTTACCTCGGTGATGATGGATGGCTCGCTTGAAGCTGATGCCAAGACGCCAGCCAGCTATGACTATAATATGGATATTACCCGCCGGGTCACCGAAATGGCACATTATGCTGGCGCGTCGGTCGAAGGTGAACTTGGCGTGCTTGGCTCGCTTGAGACAGGTGAAGGCGAACAAGAAGATGGGCATGGTGCGACCGGTAAATTATCTGAAGACCAGTTGCTGACAGATCCTGATCAAGCAGTGGATTTTGTGGCGCAGACTAAGGTTGATGCACTGGCTATTGCGATGGGCACAAGCCATGGTGCCTATAAATTTACCCGCCAACCTGATGGTGACATTCTGGCGATGAATGTGGTTGAGGAAATCAACCGGCGGCTTCCTAATGTTCATCTGGTGATGCATGGCTCTTCAAGTGTGCCGCAAGAATTACAAGATATTTTCAATGCTCATGGCGGTGAAATGCCACAAACCTGGGGTGTGCCCATAGCTGAAATCGAGCGTGGCATCAAACATGGTGTGCGCAAGGTCAATATCGATACTGATTGCCGGTTGGCGATGCTAGGCGCGATGCGTAAGGTGACAACCGAAAACCGTTCCGAATTTGATCCGCGCAAAGTGCTGAAACCAGCAATGGAGGCGATGCAGACCCTGTGTATTGATCGCTTTGAACGGTTTGGCACGGCAGGAAATGCTACGCGCATTCAGCCTATGTCATTAGCAGCCATGGCACGCCGATATGCAGATCATAGCCTTGATCCGGTGATCGGTTAA